One Paraglaciecola mesophila genomic region harbors:
- the tsaA gene encoding tRNA (N6-threonylcarbamoyladenosine(37)-N6)-methyltransferase TrmO → MLKQHSISLQPLGVIRTPYQQKFAIPRQPNLVDSAHGEVIFNDTFNDPNMLRGIEQFSHLWLLFQFHKTAEQGWSPMVRPPRLGGNKKQGVLATRSTFRPNSIGMSVVQYHKVEQKDGQLSLHVKGVDLLDGTPIIDIKPYIPWADSIPVARGGFAAQPPPEMAVYFESQCAEQLAYWQSRYPMLSKLIEQVLAQDPRPAYKAKQESDAQYGMSLYDLNIRWRVNGQANYVTSIAQHAPDKIIKE, encoded by the coding sequence ATGCTCAAGCAACACTCTATTAGCCTGCAGCCACTAGGCGTAATTCGCACTCCGTATCAGCAAAAATTTGCCATTCCTAGGCAGCCTAACCTGGTTGATTCTGCCCATGGCGAAGTCATTTTTAATGATACGTTCAACGACCCAAACATGCTGCGCGGAATAGAACAGTTCAGTCATTTATGGTTGTTATTTCAGTTTCATAAAACGGCCGAGCAAGGCTGGTCCCCTATGGTGCGTCCTCCGCGCCTCGGTGGAAATAAAAAGCAGGGTGTATTGGCCACACGTAGCACCTTTAGGCCAAATAGTATTGGTATGTCGGTTGTGCAATACCACAAAGTGGAACAAAAAGACGGCCAATTAAGCCTGCACGTCAAAGGCGTAGACTTACTTGATGGCACTCCGATAATTGATATAAAACCCTACATTCCTTGGGCTGATAGCATCCCCGTGGCAAGGGGTGGTTTTGCTGCCCAGCCCCCACCAGAAATGGCGGTGTATTTTGAAAGCCAATGTGCAGAGCAATTAGCCTATTGGCAAAGTCGATACCCTATGCTGAGCAAACTTATCGAGCAAGTATTGGCTCAAGATCCACGACCGGCTTATAAAGCCAAGCAAGAAAGCGATGCTCAGTACGGTATGAGCTTATATGATCTGAACATTCGCTGGCGAGTTAATGGGCAAGCCAATTACGTGACAAGTATCGCTCAACACGCGCCGGACAAGATAATTAAAGAATGA
- the serB gene encoding phosphoserine phosphatase SerB, producing MFEFSPHSKQLASSLFLERLIADRTFNQFHFINDRIVSTVAHEGFSPSKLSLQGFDLSVEHSSVVIFAEGLSLAKVFAVSMAFSDKLNVLCYQILRDVPLTGVGVVLRVERQSTEDLRPLLERIANEHAVEICLFSSAPRLDEPGLLVMDMDSTVISVECIDEIAKLAGVGEEVSSVTAKAMQGKLDFEESLRSRVGCLKGANEDILQQVRRALPLMPGVFNLVRFLKQHQWKLAIASGGFTYFAEYLADRLELDGAVANELEIVDGKLTGQVTGSVVDAQVKAATLLEMANEFDVTDCQTIAMGDGANDLVMMNAAALGVAFHAKPVVRAQADISIRNGGLDSLLWVLAAATPDRK from the coding sequence GTGTTTGAATTTAGTCCGCACTCTAAACAACTGGCATCTAGCCTCTTTCTTGAACGTTTAATTGCCGATCGAACGTTTAATCAGTTTCACTTTATCAATGATCGTATCGTTAGTACGGTGGCCCATGAAGGATTCTCACCAAGCAAGCTGAGCTTGCAGGGCTTTGACTTAAGCGTTGAGCACAGTAGTGTCGTTATTTTTGCTGAAGGTCTGAGCTTAGCTAAGGTCTTTGCTGTATCTATGGCATTTTCAGATAAGCTCAATGTACTGTGTTATCAAATATTACGTGATGTCCCGTTAACAGGAGTCGGCGTTGTATTGCGTGTCGAGCGTCAAAGCACTGAAGATTTAAGACCGCTACTCGAGCGAATTGCAAATGAACATGCGGTAGAAATATGCTTGTTTTCAAGTGCGCCTCGCCTTGATGAGCCCGGTTTATTAGTGATGGACATGGACAGTACTGTAATCAGTGTTGAGTGCATAGATGAGATTGCAAAACTCGCTGGCGTTGGGGAAGAGGTATCAAGTGTCACGGCTAAGGCCATGCAAGGTAAACTCGATTTCGAAGAAAGTTTACGCAGTCGTGTTGGCTGCCTAAAAGGTGCCAACGAAGATATATTACAACAAGTACGCCGAGCGTTGCCGCTCATGCCGGGAGTTTTCAATTTGGTGCGCTTTTTAAAACAGCATCAATGGAAACTGGCGATTGCATCGGGCGGATTTACTTACTTTGCGGAATATCTCGCAGATAGACTAGAGCTTGATGGCGCAGTCGCCAATGAACTTGAAATCGTTGATGGTAAGTTGACGGGGCAGGTAACTGGGAGCGTAGTTGATGCTCAGGTCAAAGCCGCGACTTTGCTTGAAATGGCTAATGAATTTGATGTCACGGATTGTCAGACCATTGCCATGGGGGACGGTGCCAATGATTTAGTCATGATGAACGCCGCAGCGCTAGGTGTGGCGTTTCATGCCAAACCGGTAGTGCGTGCTCAAGCTGATATATCTATTCGAAACGGAGGGTTAGACTCCTTACTTTGGGTATTGGCAGCAGCCACCCCCGATCGAAAATAA
- a CDS encoding EAL domain-containing protein yields MILAKFNRASFFQKQLMAVIGTNLLILAIAALLIYSAFVDDYRDNLVKTMDSNASLLSAASRSALLFHDEQAGQTILASLAKIPAVRYAQLLDAQKGAFALYARQGTKRDATSQGVKPGYFFANDNLYLTQEITFDNEVLGFIVLSVDTLSLQAQQYRYGRMVLWVFLLGSLLAYLLNWRMQKRLQSPVKRLIHLVDYVAKEGRYDQRIFNRRNDDIGRLVNGINSMLDTIEDHQAKLRSHREHLEGLVELRTEQLYERANFDALTQLPNRHSLTEKITQAIEKARDEKSNLALMFLDLDRFKVINDSLGHFVGDRLLVEVAKKIQQKLTKNDVVGRWGGDEFVILIQSPNDLTSVEGLAKEIITALSLPLIAAGHQLHISTSIGIACFPQDGDDASSLLKHADTSMYKAKELGPGQFRFFDQYMLNASVWRLELETQLRQASAQQQFTLVYQPKVEVNDEKPVGLEALIRWHNGRELVSPTVFLPVAEDIGLMEAISVWVLKQACQQNADWQRAGIDIVPVAVNLPASFLMGPHCLESIEGALTQTGLAGHFLEIEITENTFIASTELVVEVLSAIQALGVKIAIDDFGTGYSSMSYLRDLPINTLKIDGIFINDLVERTHSEIPHSDERLLRDEGIVRSIITLGKSLGFSTVAECVEHDYQVTKLKSMGCDIIQGYYFSKPLSIDETALYLRRV; encoded by the coding sequence ATGATTCTGGCAAAATTCAATCGCGCCTCTTTCTTTCAAAAGCAATTGATGGCGGTTATTGGAACCAATCTATTGATATTGGCTATCGCGGCGCTACTGATATATTCCGCTTTCGTTGACGATTATCGAGATAACTTGGTGAAAACCATGGACAGTAATGCTTCGTTGCTATCTGCAGCGAGTCGCTCAGCCCTGCTTTTTCATGATGAACAAGCAGGGCAGACTATATTGGCATCGTTGGCCAAAATACCCGCTGTAAGATACGCACAATTATTGGACGCACAAAAGGGAGCGTTTGCTCTTTATGCTCGCCAAGGAACAAAGCGGGACGCGACGTCGCAGGGTGTAAAACCAGGTTATTTTTTTGCTAACGACAACCTTTACCTTACCCAAGAGATCACCTTTGACAACGAAGTGCTTGGGTTTATTGTTCTGTCAGTTGATACGCTTTCATTACAAGCCCAACAATATCGCTATGGGCGAATGGTATTGTGGGTGTTTTTGTTAGGCTCTTTGTTGGCTTACTTACTGAATTGGCGTATGCAGAAACGTTTGCAGTCCCCGGTTAAACGCTTAATCCATTTAGTGGATTATGTTGCTAAGGAAGGACGCTACGATCAACGGATCTTTAATCGAAGAAACGATGACATTGGACGCTTAGTCAATGGGATTAACTCTATGTTAGATACCATTGAAGATCATCAAGCAAAATTACGTTCACACCGAGAACATTTAGAAGGATTAGTGGAGTTACGTACAGAGCAACTCTACGAGCGCGCTAATTTTGATGCGCTTACTCAGTTACCTAATAGGCATTCACTTACCGAGAAAATTACCCAAGCAATCGAAAAAGCGCGCGACGAAAAATCGAATTTGGCCTTAATGTTTCTAGATTTAGACCGTTTTAAAGTCATTAATGACAGCTTAGGGCACTTCGTGGGCGACAGACTATTGGTTGAAGTGGCTAAAAAAATCCAACAAAAACTGACGAAGAACGATGTCGTAGGACGTTGGGGGGGAGATGAGTTCGTGATACTGATTCAAAGCCCGAACGATTTAACGTCAGTAGAAGGGTTGGCTAAAGAGATTATCACCGCTTTGAGCCTGCCTCTGATTGCTGCAGGGCATCAGCTTCATATCTCAACCAGCATTGGTATTGCATGTTTCCCTCAAGATGGGGATGACGCTTCTAGCTTGCTCAAACACGCCGATACCAGTATGTACAAAGCGAAAGAATTAGGTCCTGGGCAGTTTAGGTTTTTTGATCAATATATGTTGAACGCCTCAGTGTGGCGCTTGGAGCTGGAAACGCAATTACGCCAAGCTTCAGCGCAGCAACAATTTACCTTGGTATATCAGCCGAAAGTCGAGGTTAACGATGAAAAGCCGGTTGGCTTAGAAGCCCTAATTAGATGGCACAATGGCCGTGAGTTGGTTAGCCCGACGGTATTCTTGCCCGTAGCCGAGGATATAGGGTTAATGGAAGCTATCAGCGTGTGGGTGTTAAAACAGGCTTGTCAGCAAAATGCTGACTGGCAGCGCGCCGGCATTGATATTGTGCCGGTTGCCGTTAATCTGCCAGCCTCTTTTTTAATGGGCCCGCATTGCCTAGAGTCGATAGAAGGGGCATTAACTCAAACAGGACTTGCGGGGCATTTTTTAGAAATCGAGATTACTGAAAACACCTTTATCGCATCGACCGAATTAGTGGTTGAAGTATTAAGTGCTATTCAAGCGTTGGGGGTTAAAATCGCTATTGATGACTTTGGTACAGGGTATTCATCAATGAGTTATCTGCGTGATCTTCCTATTAACACGCTGAAGATCGACGGTATTTTCATTAACGATTTAGTGGAGCGCACTCACAGTGAAATACCACACAGCGATGAACGTTTGTTGCGAGACGAGGGGATTGTACGCTCTATTATTACCTTAGGAAAAAGCCTAGGCTTTAGTACCGTTGCAGAATGTGTTGAACATGATTATCAGGTGACAAAGCTGAAATCTATGGGGTGTGACATTATTCAAGGCTATTACTTCAGTAAACCATTGTCTATTGATGAGACAGCACTGTATTTACGCAGGGTTTAA
- the radA gene encoding DNA repair protein RadA, with translation MAKRKTAYVCSDCGAEYPRWQGQCNDCNAWNTITEFVVSPARSQPERNLRGYAGQTGAKIETLNSIDIAELPRFTSSFKELDRVLGGGIVPGSAILIGGSPGAGKSTLLLQVMCQLATERNALYVTGEESLQQVAMRAQRLNLPNDKLNMLAETSVETICELALSLKPQIMVIDSIQVMHVADVQSAPGSVSQVRESAAYLTRFAKQNHIAMLLVGHVTKDGSLAGPKVLEHCIDCSMMLEGESDSRYRTLRSQKNRFGAVNELGVFGMTERGLKEVNNPSAIFLSRGEEQSPGSIVMVVWEGTRPLLVEIQALVDYSQTANPRRVAVGLEQNRMAMLLAVLHRHGDVQMNDQDVFANVVGGVKVTETSADLALLLSIVSSFRNKTLDAQLIAFGEVGLAGEIRPVPNGSERISEAAKHGFKRAIVPKANVPKQKVNGIEIIGVARLSEALEVL, from the coding sequence ATGGCCAAACGTAAAACCGCCTATGTATGTAGTGACTGTGGCGCAGAATATCCGCGCTGGCAAGGGCAATGTAATGACTGCAATGCTTGGAACACCATTACTGAATTTGTTGTCAGCCCAGCGCGCAGCCAACCTGAACGGAATTTACGTGGCTACGCTGGTCAAACTGGGGCAAAAATCGAAACACTTAACAGTATCGATATCGCCGAATTACCTCGTTTTACATCAAGTTTTAAAGAACTAGATAGAGTGCTAGGTGGCGGTATTGTGCCAGGTAGTGCCATATTAATCGGGGGTTCTCCGGGGGCAGGAAAGAGCACGCTATTGCTTCAAGTGATGTGTCAGTTAGCAACCGAGCGTAATGCACTTTATGTCACAGGGGAAGAGTCACTGCAACAGGTCGCTATGCGCGCTCAGCGCTTAAACCTGCCGAACGACAAACTCAACATGTTGGCAGAAACCAGCGTGGAAACCATCTGTGAACTGGCGTTGAGCTTAAAACCACAGATTATGGTCATTGACTCGATACAGGTAATGCATGTCGCTGATGTACAATCTGCTCCTGGCAGTGTGTCACAAGTCAGGGAAAGTGCGGCCTATCTAACGCGTTTCGCCAAACAAAATCATATTGCTATGTTATTAGTCGGCCACGTAACCAAAGATGGCAGTTTAGCGGGCCCTAAAGTGCTAGAGCACTGTATAGATTGTTCAATGATGCTAGAAGGCGAAAGCGACAGCCGTTACCGCACTTTGCGAAGCCAGAAAAATCGTTTCGGCGCAGTCAATGAGTTAGGTGTGTTTGGTATGACTGAGCGCGGATTAAAAGAAGTTAATAATCCTTCTGCTATCTTTTTGAGCCGTGGCGAAGAGCAATCCCCCGGTAGCATAGTGATGGTGGTGTGGGAGGGAACACGTCCGTTGTTAGTGGAGATACAAGCACTGGTGGATTATTCGCAAACAGCTAACCCGCGGCGTGTCGCCGTTGGCCTTGAACAAAACCGTATGGCAATGTTATTGGCTGTCTTGCATCGTCATGGTGATGTACAAATGAATGACCAGGATGTATTTGCTAATGTGGTAGGCGGTGTAAAGGTAACCGAAACCAGTGCGGATCTGGCTTTGTTGTTATCAATAGTTTCTAGCTTTCGGAATAAGACCTTAGATGCGCAGCTGATTGCGTTTGGTGAAGTGGGATTAGCGGGAGAAATTCGCCCAGTACCCAATGGCTCAGAGCGTATTAGCGAAGCGGCGAAACACGGATTCAAACGGGCAATTGTCCCTAAGGCCAATGTGCCAAAACAAAAGGTCAATGGCATCGAAATTATCGGTGTTGCGCGACTAAGCGAAGCCCTTGAAGTACTTTGA
- a CDS encoding PilZ domain-containing protein, producing the protein MNQDFEQYHDIIEQLKPMINEPEFGQVLTQVAGSVPKQKRFLLKMELKRLARPCTRLIDLRGYVDGKCKLYEYENQQHFLDDIAIEVFERQVRSFGEYSVGVYEAVMNTENNYRVMHKKSQQASQTPQPEEDNTPASQQYLAPIMPFGEFAQRSEERMNYSMSVELFTETNKSMLATTVDVSLSGLKLKISKEYRFKSGERLAVQFRGLEHEYMLENRQGVQYVIESVERNAQDQRLHLKRLFDTLLPSFDRFLERFIHGNKRRYKVNLDNTFDAIHKKTYEQYYIPNFTSIPVYIESTDDQFVPRYALANDCNRQDIFYWNNEISDLKLGYLFSDARIKKCLSYPKGSQETYLYVFHHIKNEKVYFYSASHEELAANAGLRDLYLSYGSRKISWRVYKLQIQEVEPKQSHRPLSIADSISESVKRQNQPPTPRLMSRLRHLSHIALLTNVTDDANTLCYQKLPLVRAKLPSLKVFGHPRNRVPENIQVFRFKYANQRRETRFMLRTAIELKVEDMVIEGHTEDISIQGIKLELKSFFHKSTDSLVEINFPQLQKVTRKYDLSNLSYTVRHISNERNVLHLNVVNDESSTTTKAFFDELIKNNRSKLKAYRDEEDIPGIGEALRNIYANNVPNVAFFIRKEGAKYLPDATATWSAQTRLTNLLSFQAPPGEFNLLPLFEGFNGPLDFIQHTLSHIKPHQRPMMSELFVAFDPKKESTSEAIKSCFIEQFANDDQRRQFISQAIEQGQFIALKIFIARTGRPDIDRLQSEINYVGVYAVHRAKQLEEKLWNVNGVGDILDITDLVMSRYQFDALTIHDNRERQQYQAHKSIEIEQLLNSDSP; encoded by the coding sequence ATGAACCAAGATTTTGAACAATATCATGACATTATCGAACAGCTAAAGCCCATGATAAATGAGCCAGAGTTTGGTCAGGTTCTCACACAAGTGGCAGGTTCAGTACCTAAACAAAAACGCTTTTTACTTAAGATGGAGCTCAAGCGTTTAGCGCGGCCTTGTACCCGCTTAATCGATTTACGTGGCTATGTTGATGGCAAATGTAAACTCTATGAATACGAGAATCAGCAGCACTTCTTAGACGACATAGCGATAGAGGTATTTGAGCGCCAAGTGCGCTCTTTTGGAGAGTATTCAGTGGGCGTATACGAGGCCGTAATGAATACTGAAAATAACTACCGCGTCATGCATAAAAAATCGCAACAAGCGTCACAAACCCCACAGCCCGAAGAAGACAACACCCCGGCCAGCCAGCAATACTTAGCGCCTATTATGCCCTTTGGTGAATTTGCTCAGCGCAGTGAAGAGCGCATGAATTACTCCATGAGTGTTGAGCTATTTACTGAAACGAATAAGAGCATGCTAGCAACAACCGTCGACGTATCGCTTAGTGGCTTAAAGCTTAAAATCAGTAAAGAATATCGATTTAAATCAGGTGAGCGCTTAGCTGTTCAATTCCGCGGATTAGAACATGAGTATATGCTGGAAAACCGCCAAGGAGTTCAATACGTCATCGAATCTGTTGAACGTAATGCACAAGACCAACGATTGCACTTAAAGCGATTATTCGACACCCTTTTGCCTAGCTTTGATCGTTTTCTTGAACGCTTTATTCATGGCAACAAGCGCCGTTACAAAGTGAATTTAGACAATACGTTTGACGCCATACATAAGAAAACGTACGAGCAGTATTACATTCCTAATTTCACCTCGATTCCGGTATATATCGAGTCTACAGACGATCAGTTCGTCCCCCGCTATGCCCTAGCAAATGATTGTAACCGTCAGGATATTTTCTATTGGAACAATGAAATTAGCGACCTCAAGTTAGGTTATTTGTTCAGTGATGCCCGCATTAAAAAATGCCTTTCTTATCCTAAGGGCTCACAAGAAACTTACCTCTATGTATTTCACCATATAAAAAATGAAAAGGTATATTTTTACTCAGCTTCCCATGAAGAGTTGGCCGCCAACGCAGGTTTACGTGATTTATATCTGAGTTACGGTTCTCGTAAAATAAGTTGGCGCGTGTATAAATTGCAGATACAAGAGGTTGAACCAAAACAAAGCCATCGCCCTTTATCCATCGCGGATAGCATCAGTGAGTCAGTTAAGCGCCAAAACCAACCGCCGACGCCTCGTCTCATGTCTCGTTTGCGCCATTTAAGTCATATCGCCTTGTTAACCAATGTGACTGATGATGCCAATACCCTCTGCTATCAGAAATTACCCTTAGTGCGCGCCAAACTACCTAGCCTGAAGGTTTTTGGACATCCACGGAATCGCGTACCAGAAAACATCCAAGTATTTCGATTCAAATATGCGAACCAACGCCGTGAAACTCGCTTTATGCTGCGCACCGCAATTGAGCTTAAAGTAGAAGATATGGTTATCGAGGGACACACAGAAGACATTTCCATTCAGGGTATTAAACTTGAACTAAAATCATTTTTTCACAAAAGTACTGATAGTCTGGTAGAAATCAATTTCCCTCAATTACAAAAAGTTACCCGCAAGTATGATTTGAGCAACTTATCCTATACCGTACGCCATATATCAAATGAGCGTAATGTACTTCATCTCAATGTTGTAAACGATGAAAGTAGCACGACGACCAAAGCATTTTTTGATGAGTTAATTAAAAACAATCGCTCTAAACTCAAGGCCTACCGGGATGAAGAAGATATTCCTGGAATAGGTGAAGCGTTGCGGAACATATACGCTAATAATGTACCAAATGTGGCGTTTTTCATTCGCAAAGAAGGCGCAAAATACCTGCCTGACGCCACTGCGACATGGTCTGCACAAACGCGTCTGACCAACTTACTGAGTTTTCAAGCTCCCCCTGGTGAGTTCAATTTACTACCGTTATTCGAAGGTTTTAATGGGCCATTGGACTTTATTCAACATACCCTTAGCCACATTAAGCCCCATCAGCGCCCCATGATGAGCGAGTTATTTGTGGCATTTGATCCTAAAAAAGAGAGTACATCAGAAGCGATAAAAAGTTGCTTTATAGAACAGTTTGCAAATGACGACCAACGCCGACAGTTTATTTCCCAAGCAATTGAGCAAGGCCAGTTTATTGCACTGAAAATATTTATAGCCCGTACCGGCCGGCCTGATATCGACCGCCTACAATCCGAGATTAATTACGTCGGCGTATACGCCGTACACAGGGCCAAACAACTTGAAGAAAAGTTATGGAACGTTAATGGCGTGGGCGATATTTTGGATATAACAGACTTGGTCATGAGTCGTTACCAATTTGATGCGCTAACCATTCACGACAACCGAGAAAGACAACAATATCAAGCGCATAAAAGTATCGAAATTGAGCAATTATTAAATTCAGACTCCCCTTAA
- a CDS encoding YfiR family protein encodes MSDLMKEKVAVKLCKCILLLCVLFAQWGHAEEEITKERKLKAAYVLNFIKYMSWPVDSGAQNEFRLCVHSDEPFYHFMQALVTRHNQGANKVRIVVGHTLQEPLCHLAYFQSSIEQSLIQIRRAVVVVESLDVKQVHAAIRFYTQAQKVRFEFDIAQLAKVDVIASSELLKLARIIR; translated from the coding sequence GTGTCTGATTTGATGAAAGAGAAAGTAGCCGTAAAACTCTGCAAGTGTATTTTATTGCTTTGTGTGTTGTTTGCGCAATGGGGACACGCCGAAGAGGAAATCACTAAAGAGCGTAAGCTTAAAGCTGCTTATGTGCTTAATTTTATAAAATATATGAGTTGGCCGGTAGATAGCGGTGCGCAAAACGAATTTAGATTATGTGTGCACAGTGATGAGCCATTTTATCATTTTATGCAAGCGCTTGTTACGCGCCATAATCAGGGGGCGAATAAAGTGCGGATCGTCGTCGGTCATACACTTCAAGAGCCTCTTTGCCATCTAGCTTATTTTCAATCATCAATAGAGCAATCCTTGATTCAAATAAGGCGGGCAGTCGTGGTAGTAGAGTCTTTAGATGTGAAGCAAGTGCACGCTGCAATTCGCTTCTATACCCAAGCTCAAAAGGTGCGTTTTGAATTTGATATAGCGCAATTAGCCAAGGTTGACGTCATTGCTAGTTCTGAATTGCTTAAATTGGCAAGGATTATTCGCTGA